One stretch of Daphnia pulicaria isolate SC F1-1A chromosome 6, SC_F0-13Bv2, whole genome shotgun sequence DNA includes these proteins:
- the LOC124341871 gene encoding CCR4-NOT transcription complex subunit 9-like — translation MATSLVTSNLQSVDREKIYLWITELTNPETRESALFELSKKREVVPDLAPMLWHSFGTIAALLQDIVSIYPAVSPPTLTAQQSNRVCNALALLQCVASHQETRSAFLQAHIPLFLYPFLHTVSKTRPFEYLRLTSLGVIGALVKTDEQEVINFLLTTEIIPLCLRIMETGSELSKTVATFILQKILLDETGLAYICQTYERFSHVAMILGKMVLSLAKEQSARLLKHVVRCYLRLSDNPRAREALRQCLPDQLRDSTFSTCLKDDKSTKQWMAQLLKNLETTNGMVDPRITGLPSMTQP, via the exons ATGGCGACTTCTTTGGTGACATCCAACTTGCAATCTGTTGACCGAGAAAAAATTTATCTATGGATTACAGAATTAACAAATCCTGAAACTCGTGAAAGTGCTCTTTTTGAATTAAG TAAAAAGAGAGAAGTTGTTCCTGATTTGGCTCCTATGCTGTGGCATTCATTTGGAACTATAGCAGCTCTATTGCAAGATATTGTAAGCATTTATCCAGCAGTAAGTCCACCTACTCTTACTGCTCAACAGTCCAACAGAGTTTGCAATGCTCTTGCTCTTCTGCAATGTGTTGCTTCACACCAAGAAACCAGATCTGCTTTTCTGCAAGCTCACATCCCATTATTCCTCTACCCTTTTCTGCACACTGTGAGCAAAACAAGGCCATTTGAATATCTTCGTTTGACCAGTTTGGGAGTCATTGGTGCTCTAGTTAAAACTGATGAACAGGAGGTTATCAACTTTCTTCTTACAACAGAGATAATTCCATTGTGTTTGAGGATAATGGAAACTGGATCTGAACTGTCCAAGACTGTTGCAACTTTCAtacttcaaaaaattctcttgGATGAAACTGGTCTGGCTTACATTTGTCAAACTTATGAGCGCTTTTCTCATGTTGCAATGATACTTGGTAAAATGGTTTTATCATTGGCCAAAGAACAGTCAGCTCGTCTTTTGAAGCACGTTGTCCGATGTTATCTTCGTCTTTCTGACAATCCAAG GGCTCGTGAAGCGTTGCGACAATGCCTACCTGATCAGTTGCGTGATAGCACTTTCTCAACATGTCTTAAAGATGATAAGTCAACTAAACAGTGGATGGCGCAACTtctaaaaaatttggaaactaCTAATGGAATGGTAGATCCCCGAATCACCGGTTTGCCCTCAATGACTCAACcatga
- the LOC124341820 gene encoding brahma-associated protein of 60 kDa-like yields MQNTNAATGRPPFPSPGSSMRFNSPNYPRPAFNQIQNPPNSTSSASPTMMGQRPNMIGNPTPPNSYSGQPVRPGGPGMSPQALGPGKRPGDMRAPNQTGKLEYGPNSAKKKKKLADKILPQKVRDLVPESQAYMDLLAFERKLDATIMRKRLDIQEALKRPMKQKRKLRIFISNTFYPAREMDNTEDVGGGSGVASWELRVEGRLLDDAAKSDPNKVKRKFSSFFKSLVIELDKDLYGPDNHLVEWHRTSTTQETDGFQVKRPGDRNVRCTILLLLDYQPLQFRLDSRLARLLGIHTQTRPMVISALWQYIKTHKLQDHQEREFIRCDKYMEQIFGCPRMKFAEIPQRLNPLLHPPDPIVINHLISSVESADQKKTACYDIDVEVDDTLKAQMNNFLLSTASQQEIQSLDNKIHETVESINQLKISREFFLGFARDPQQFINKWLLSQTRDLKTMTDIVGNPEEERRGEFYEQSWTQEAVCRYFYSKVQQKRAELEQALGIRNN; encoded by the exons ATGCAAAACACGAACGCAGCTACAGGAAGACCTCCCTTTCCTTCTCCGGGGAGTTCTATGCGGTTCAACTCTCCAAATTACCCT CGCCCGGCattcaatcaaattcaaaacccTCCAAACTCTACTTCTTCAGCAAGTCCTACAATGATGGGTCAAAGACCAAACATGATTGGGAATCCAACACCTCCAAATTCCTATAGTGGACAGCCTGTAAGGCCTGGTGGTCCCGGAATGAGCCCCCAAGCTTTGGGACCAGGGAAGAGACCTGGTGACATGAGAGCTCCTAATCAAACAGGAAAACT TGAATATGGCCCTAACAgtgcaaagaaaaagaaaaagcttgcAGACAAGATTCTTCCACAGAAAGTTCGAGATTTGGTTCCTGAATCTCAAGCTTACATGGATTTATTggcatttgaaagaaaattggatGCCACTATTATGAGAAAACGTCTCGATATTCAA GAAGCTTTGAAAAGACCcatgaaacaaaaacgaaaattgcgTATTTTCATCTCAAACACATTCTACCCTGCTAGAGAAATGGATAATACTGAAGATGTTGGCGGAGGAAGCGGGGTTGCTTCTTGGGAACTGAGAGTAGAAGGACGACTTCTGGATGATGCTGCCAAATCAGATCCCAATAAAGTCAAACGGaagttttcttcgtttttcaaaTCTCTCGTCATTGAGCTTGATAAAGACTTGTATGGGCCTGATAACCACCTTGTGGAATGGCATCGAACGTCTACTACTCAAGAAACGGATGGGTTTCAAGTAAAACGACCAGGAGATCGAAATGTACGGTGTACCATCTTACTTTTGCTCGACTATCAACCGCTGCAATTTCGTCTCGACTCGCGTTTGGCTCGTCTTCTTGGCATTCACACTCAAACAAGACCCATGGTAATCTCTGCATTGTGGCAGTACATTAAAACTCACAAACTTCAG GATCACCAAGAAAGAGAATTCATTCGTTGTGACAAATATATGGAACAAATATTTGGATGTCCTAGAATGAAATTTGCTGAAATTCCACAAAGATTGAATCCTCTCTTACATCCCCCTGATCCAATTGTTATCAACCATTTGATAAG cAGTGTGGAGAGTGCAGATCAGAAAAAAACTGCCTGCTATGACATTGATGTAGAAGTTGATGATACATTGAAAGCCCagatgaataattttttgctTTCTACTGCAAGCCAGCAAGaaattcag AGCTTAGACAACAAGATCCACGAAACGGTTGAAAGCATTAATCAACTGAAGATCAGTCGAGAATTTTTCCTTGGATTTGCCCGAGATCCGCAGCAATTCATAAACAAATGGCTTTTATCTCAAACAAGGGATTTGAAG actaTGACTGACATCGTAGGAAATCCCGAAGAGGAGCGACGTGGAGAGTTTTACGAGCAAAGCTGGACCCAAGAAGCCGTTTGCCGATATTTTTACAGCAAAGTTCAACAAAAGCGTGCCGAATTGGAACAGGCATTAGGCATTCGTAACAATTAG